A window from Thiosulfatimonas sediminis encodes these proteins:
- the tnpB gene encoding IS66 family insertion sequence element accessory protein TnpB (TnpB, as the term is used for proteins encoded by IS66 family insertion elements, is considered an accessory protein, since TnpC, encoded by a neighboring gene, is a DDE family transposase.), whose amino-acid sequence MIRIDHYWLATEPMDMRAGPDTALARVIAVFGEAKPHHAYLFANKRGNRMKILIHDGLGIWLCARRLNQGKFHWAELWRGDSVTLSPEQCLALVQGLPWQRLETSLSLS is encoded by the coding sequence ATGATTCGCATTGATCATTATTGGCTGGCGACTGAACCCATGGATATGCGTGCAGGACCCGATACCGCATTAGCTCGTGTCATTGCCGTGTTTGGTGAGGCCAAACCCCATCATGCGTATCTGTTTGCCAATAAGCGTGGCAATCGAATGAAGATACTGATCCACGATGGCTTAGGCATCTGGCTGTGTGCTCGACGTTTGAATCAAGGTAAATTCCATTGGGCTGAGCTGTGGCGGGGCGATTCCGTGACACTCTCCCCTGAACAATGTCTGGCACTGGTGCAGGGCTTGCCTTGGCAACGGCTCGAGACTTCCTTATCACTGAGTTAG
- a CDS encoding transposase, giving the protein MTDTLSTLPTVKKIRRRYSREFKQQVLTACEDPNTSIAQVARDYGINANQIQNWKRQLKKRHASQAAFIPLVLNDLPPSSPQTLLVELPAPQGKIAVHWPVTELAKLSAFVKSVQS; this is encoded by the coding sequence ATGACAGACACACTATCAACGCTTCCCACAGTCAAAAAGATTCGCCGTCGCTACTCACGGGAATTCAAACAGCAGGTTTTGACCGCTTGCGAGGACCCTAACACCTCGATTGCACAAGTGGCTCGAGACTACGGCATCAATGCCAATCAAATACAGAACTGGAAGCGTCAGCTTAAAAAGCGCCATGCTTCCCAAGCGGCATTTATTCCGCTGGTCTTGAACGATCTGCCGCCGTCATCGCCTCAAACGCTCTTGGTCGAACTGCCTGCACCTCAAGGCAAGATTGCTGTGCACTGGCCTGTCACAGAATTGGCCAAATTAAGCGCCTTTGTCAAGTCGGTGCAGTCATGA
- a CDS encoding rhodanese-like domain-containing protein, whose protein sequence is MKNRNLFAGLTLAAALLATSGTYAVEPSKFAGAAPSPERQTPQGLYINAANTYKWMKEDSKVILVDVRTPAEWQFVGYTPMAQIMIPSVKFEFNKFDEKKPRYASKINDNFIAEFEEKLFDLGADKNTPFVIMCRSGATRAQPAAKMLDQYGYKNVYIMTDGFEGGKVKEGEHKQWRMKAGWKVDNPVESWTYNIDKKTAYLDK, encoded by the coding sequence ATGAAAAATCGCAATCTATTTGCTGGCTTAACCCTAGCAGCCGCACTGTTAGCCACTTCTGGCACCTATGCCGTTGAACCAAGCAAATTTGCAGGCGCAGCACCAAGCCCAGAGCGTCAAACCCCTCAAGGTCTTTATATTAATGCCGCCAATACTTATAAATGGATGAAAGAAGACAGCAAAGTTATTCTTGTTGACGTACGTACTCCAGCTGAATGGCAATTTGTTGGCTACACGCCAATGGCACAAATCATGATTCCATCAGTTAAATTTGAATTTAATAAATTTGATGAGAAAAAACCACGTTATGCATCAAAAATTAATGACAATTTCATCGCTGAATTTGAAGAAAAGCTGTTCGACCTAGGCGCTGATAAAAACACGCCTTTCGTTATCATGTGTCGTTCTGGCGCAACTCGTGCGCAGCCTGCAGCAAAAATGCTAGATCAGTACGGGTACAAAAACGTCTACATCATGACAGACGGTTTTGAAGGCGGAAAAGTCAAAGAAGGTGAACACAAACAATGGCGTATGAAAGCCGGTTGGAAAGTGGATAACCCAGTCGAAAGTTGGACATACAATATCGATAAAAAGACCGCTTATTTAGACAAATAA
- a CDS encoding Na/Pi cotransporter family protein: MFQSAKKWLLILSILFGSIALFTQNVAASSMVNGVLNNVHNHIDWWNMSMWLLGGLALFLYGMDLMVKALLSVAGDQMKGLLAKLTTNRVMGAITGAGVTAVIQSSSITTVLTVGFVSAGLMTVTQAAGVIMGANLGTTVTAQIVAFKIQNFALLMIAVGFLMQFVGKQARTRAIGQLILGLGLIFFGMNLMSEGMAPLRNYEPFLNLMVQMEHPLLAIAVGMLFTALIQSSSATIGIIIVMAGSGLITLPAGIALAMGAHIGTTITAMLASIGKSRDALRTAFIHLFFNLGAVIIWLPFIPYLAEIAILMSASDQVGLVDDMPRQIANANTLLTLVALLVFLPFASLFVWLASKIVPVIEDEKDGIAFRAKHLDETFIDTPSVALQAVSIEIQDYHKKQALFYKRMVTLISEPKMEKLSKESVNLQRFKSYQQQILSYLARTAQGSLSDSEQKTYSELMLIVHGFESMRTAMEDHIFNVLHRMLLDDIKPSPTMLNLVGQLTNEVAKAMDKGLLGLLEANHDAALEVMGSEQTIEHLIQEALAHQLKRFEKTEKRLEIFRYEMEIIEGFKQLYSLSKRLARTQLAKESAEQMIK, encoded by the coding sequence ATGTTTCAATCAGCAAAAAAATGGCTTTTGATACTCTCTATTCTGTTTGGTTCTATCGCTCTTTTTACTCAGAATGTTGCCGCCAGTTCAATGGTGAATGGTGTGTTAAATAATGTCCACAATCACATTGATTGGTGGAATATGAGTATGTGGCTTCTTGGAGGCTTAGCGCTGTTTTTATATGGCATGGATTTAATGGTTAAAGCCTTGTTAAGCGTTGCTGGTGATCAGATGAAAGGTCTGCTTGCCAAATTAACCACCAATCGTGTGATGGGCGCGATTACCGGCGCAGGGGTAACCGCGGTTATCCAGTCGTCATCCATTACCACGGTATTAACCGTTGGCTTTGTTTCGGCCGGTTTAATGACGGTTACCCAAGCCGCGGGCGTCATTATGGGGGCCAATCTTGGAACGACGGTGACGGCACAGATTGTCGCGTTTAAAATTCAGAATTTTGCGCTTTTGATGATTGCTGTTGGATTTTTAATGCAGTTTGTCGGCAAACAGGCGCGCACACGGGCGATTGGTCAACTCATTCTAGGATTGGGGTTGATCTTTTTTGGCATGAATTTAATGAGCGAAGGCATGGCGCCTTTGCGAAATTACGAGCCATTTTTAAACTTGATGGTACAGATGGAACATCCTTTGTTGGCCATCGCAGTAGGGATGTTGTTTACCGCTTTAATTCAATCTTCTTCGGCGACCATCGGGATTATTATTGTCATGGCTGGCAGTGGTTTGATTACCCTTCCCGCGGGGATTGCGTTGGCAATGGGCGCACATATTGGTACGACGATTACCGCAATGTTAGCCTCGATTGGTAAATCGCGTGATGCGCTTAGAACGGCGTTTATTCATCTATTTTTTAACCTAGGTGCAGTCATTATTTGGTTGCCTTTTATTCCGTATTTGGCGGAGATAGCGATATTGATGAGCGCGTCCGATCAAGTCGGTTTAGTAGATGATATGCCGCGCCAGATTGCCAATGCAAACACCTTGTTAACTCTAGTGGCCTTACTTGTGTTTCTTCCGTTTGCCTCTTTGTTTGTTTGGTTAGCCAGTAAAATTGTACCGGTAATTGAAGATGAAAAGGATGGCATCGCTTTTAGGGCCAAACATTTGGACGAAACATTTATTGATACGCCAAGCGTTGCACTACAGGCCGTGAGTATTGAAATTCAAGATTATCACAAGAAGCAGGCGCTGTTTTATAAGCGCATGGTTACATTGATTTCGGAGCCAAAAATGGAAAAGCTCAGTAAGGAATCGGTCAATTTACAGCGTTTTAAATCTTATCAGCAGCAAATATTGAGTTATCTCGCTCGTACCGCGCAAGGTTCATTAAGTGACAGTGAACAAAAAACGTATTCCGAGTTGATGTTAATTGTGCATGGTTTTGAATCGATGCGAACCGCGATGGAGGATCATATTTTTAATGTATTGCATCGGATGTTATTGGATGACATTAAACCGTCGCCGACTATGTTGAATTTGGTTGGGCAGTTAACCAATGAAGTCGCTAAAGCGATGGATAAAGGATTGCTTGGATTATTAGAAGCAAACCATGATGCAGCTTTAGAAGTGATGGGTTCGGAACAGACGATTGAGCATTTGATTCAAGAAGCGTTGGCGCATCAGTTAAAACGGTTTGAAAAAACGGAAAAACGCTTGGAAATTTTCCGCTACGAAATGGAAATTATCGAGGGGTTTAAACAACTTTATAGCCTATCAAAACGCCTAGCCCGCACGCAATTAGCAAAAGAGTCAGCAGAACAGATGATTAAATAA
- a CDS encoding ABC transporter ATP-binding protein translates to MFHPTVIECQSVCKAFADGDSVIKAIDQVDLQVYAGEFICLYGASGSGKTTLLNLIGGLDRPSSGEVFLDKHPLSHYSDDQLTDLRLHKIGFIFQSYNLVPVFSALENVSFILQMQGLSNRDAINKSEYILQQVGLQNLMHRRPAELSGGQQQRVAIARAIVAQPKIILADEPTANLDSKNSEQLMNLMHQLNRDLGSTFVISSHDPQVIEKAERKIELADGKILHDSAD, encoded by the coding sequence ATGTTTCATCCGACGGTAATTGAGTGCCAAAGCGTCTGCAAAGCATTTGCCGACGGCGACAGCGTAATTAAAGCCATTGACCAAGTCGATTTGCAGGTATACGCCGGTGAGTTTATCTGCCTATATGGCGCTTCGGGTTCTGGCAAAACCACTCTGTTGAATTTAATTGGCGGCTTGGATCGACCAAGTAGCGGCGAAGTTTTTCTCGATAAACATCCGCTTAGTCATTACAGCGATGACCAATTAACCGATTTACGCTTACATAAAATCGGCTTTATTTTTCAATCTTACAATCTGGTGCCAGTGTTCAGCGCTTTAGAAAACGTCTCTTTCATTTTGCAAATGCAAGGATTATCCAATCGCGATGCAATCAACAAAAGCGAATATATATTGCAACAAGTCGGATTACAAAACTTAATGCACCGCCGCCCTGCCGAACTGTCCGGCGGCCAACAACAACGGGTTGCCATCGCTCGAGCGATTGTCGCCCAGCCGAAAATTATCTTGGCAGACGAGCCTACCGCCAATTTAGATTCAAAAAATTCCGAACAACTGATGAACTTAATGCATCAACTTAATCGCGACCTTGGCAGCACTTTTGTTATCTCTAGCCATGACCCACAAGTAATTGAAAAAGCAGAACGCAAAATTGAACTCGCTGATGGAAAAATACTGCATGATTCCGCCGATTAA
- a CDS encoding ABC transporter permease, whose protein sequence is MKWPILLFAWRNLWRYPKRSGILLSVSFLGLTAILFFNSLMLSWANAMLDNALNNLGAEWQIQTTDFTQNPDLQQRFILSKTQQIALQESTLFWAGRLNLPAIVKSEYESLGVNLLAVDLQQEATLSFIGNALQDPIKHFNDPQKPYQIIVGQALLERINSAVGRKLVVLTQGKDGKLAEIGLRISASFRHSDPNIEKTMVFMPLSTAQKWLAVDNQVNQIALKNPKKLSLSHAKLGEDFIPQIETLKSQFSEQKIISWRDLQPYAFASISMMDSFNWVWLAMIGVLMLFALLNTLYMSLYERRTELQRLFILGLKPSQLRRLLLLELLAILLLSALFSWGFMFALVSLLSNGINLSFLAEGTAWIGISHQLFLGYDYGLWLNNTGQLIVALSLFAALPIWRATRFKNLQQSNQRI, encoded by the coding sequence ATGAAATGGCCTATTCTGCTTTTCGCTTGGCGCAATCTTTGGCGTTATCCCAAACGCAGTGGTATCTTGCTTAGCGTTAGCTTTTTAGGCCTAACAGCCATTTTGTTTTTTAATTCATTGATGCTTTCATGGGCAAACGCCATGTTGGATAATGCATTGAACAATCTTGGCGCAGAGTGGCAAATTCAGACTACCGACTTTACCCAAAACCCTGATTTACAACAACGCTTTATTTTGTCAAAAACCCAACAAATCGCCTTACAAGAGAGCACGTTATTTTGGGCAGGACGTTTGAACTTACCCGCCATTGTAAAAAGCGAATACGAGAGTCTAGGCGTCAATTTATTAGCCGTCGATTTACAGCAAGAAGCTACCCTATCGTTTATTGGAAACGCACTACAAGACCCCATCAAACACTTCAACGATCCACAAAAACCTTATCAAATCATTGTCGGACAAGCTTTGTTAGAACGCATAAATAGTGCCGTTGGGCGTAAACTGGTCGTGCTGACTCAAGGCAAAGACGGCAAATTAGCCGAGATCGGATTACGCATCAGCGCCAGCTTTCGGCACAGTGATCCAAACATCGAAAAGACGATGGTATTTATGCCATTAAGTACCGCGCAAAAATGGCTAGCGGTCGACAACCAAGTCAACCAAATCGCACTGAAAAATCCAAAAAAACTGAGCCTATCGCACGCCAAGCTAGGCGAGGATTTTATCCCGCAAATCGAAACACTGAAGTCTCAATTTTCTGAACAAAAAATCATCAGTTGGCGGGATTTACAACCCTATGCATTTGCCTCGATTAGCATGATGGACAGCTTTAATTGGGTCTGGTTGGCAATGATTGGCGTATTGATGCTGTTTGCTCTGCTTAACACGCTGTATATGTCACTTTATGAACGCCGCACCGAACTGCAACGACTGTTTATCCTTGGCTTAAAACCAAGCCAATTACGGCGTTTATTATTGCTCGAATTGCTGGCCATTTTGCTGCTCAGCGCGCTCTTTAGTTGGGGCTTTATGTTCGCCTTAGTCAGCCTGCTAAGCAACGGTATCAATCTAAGTTTTCTGGCTGAAGGCACCGCTTGGATTGGTATTAGCCATCAGCTGTTTTTAGGCTACGACTATGGGCTATGGCTAAACAATACCGGACAATTAATCGTTGCACTTAGCTTATTTGCAGCACTACCGATTTGGCGTGCAACACGTTTCAAAAATCTGCAACAGAGTAATCAAAGGATCTGA
- a CDS encoding ABC transporter permease, translated as MSARAQKFIYRSIRQFAWRNLWRHKTRSWLTLSAIAVTTMSLVFMLSFQFGTYASMKEQNLSLISGFAQVQNPQFSERPNLHNGFQIGKNWPTILQQQSALSGYGFRAQNFAILSNLKDTQNHAVQIMGIQPESEKTLSSLSQNISQGSYFADPNQAMPIVLGKQLAAKLELTIGDQLQLLGEDANGSLAVELFTLVGTFDLPINAFNNQLAQIRLSDFQALFAYPNQVQQLVLKTPKLAQMDKLADALFSQLEQDAYPQNLRWRDWKDLQPGLYQSIQMDIASAFLWYSALLLIVVLIVLNTLYMSVLERHNEFALLHALGMQPRQISAMLSLEILLLITLGLALGWIAGVAISLYFMHAGITFSGMEELFAQFGLSGTLYPQLSVISLAFVPLVFGIAWLLMVLLLHFKIATIKPLTSRQL; from the coding sequence ATGAGCGCGCGCGCGCAAAAATTTATTTACCGCAGCATACGGCAGTTTGCATGGCGCAATCTGTGGCGTCACAAAACGCGTTCATGGCTAACGCTTAGCGCGATTGCTGTGACCACGATGAGCTTAGTCTTTATGCTGAGCTTTCAATTTGGCACCTATGCCAGCATGAAAGAACAGAATTTAAGCCTCATCAGTGGTTTTGCCCAAGTGCAAAACCCACAATTTTCTGAGCGCCCTAACCTTCACAACGGCTTTCAGATTGGCAAAAATTGGCCAACCATTTTGCAGCAACAAAGCGCGCTGAGTGGCTACGGTTTTCGCGCGCAAAACTTTGCGATTTTAAGCAATCTTAAAGACACCCAGAACCACGCGGTGCAAATCATGGGCATACAACCCGAAAGTGAAAAAACTCTTTCAAGCCTAAGTCAAAATATCAGCCAAGGCTCGTATTTTGCTGATCCGAATCAGGCCATGCCAATTGTGTTAGGCAAACAATTAGCAGCAAAATTAGAGCTTACTATCGGCGACCAATTGCAACTATTGGGGGAAGATGCCAACGGCAGTTTGGCGGTAGAACTGTTTACCTTAGTTGGCACTTTTGATCTGCCAATCAATGCCTTCAACAATCAATTGGCACAAATTCGTTTAAGTGATTTCCAAGCATTATTTGCCTACCCAAATCAAGTACAACAGCTGGTTTTAAAAACGCCAAAACTAGCACAAATGGACAAGCTTGCCGACGCACTTTTTAGCCAATTAGAACAAGATGCCTATCCACAAAATTTGCGTTGGCGTGATTGGAAAGACCTGCAACCCGGTTTATATCAAAGCATTCAAATGGACATCGCCAGCGCTTTTTTATGGTACAGCGCCCTGCTGCTGATTGTGGTTTTGATTGTGCTAAACACCTTATATATGAGTGTGCTTGAACGCCATAATGAATTTGCTCTACTCCATGCTTTGGGCATGCAACCACGGCAAATTAGCGCAATGCTTAGCCTAGAAATATTGTTATTAATTACCCTTGGTTTAGCACTCGGCTGGATCGCTGGTGTGGCGATTAGCCTCTACTTTATGCACGCTGGAATCACCTTCTCTGGTATGGAAGAACTGTTCGCACAGTTTGGTTTAAGCGGCACGCTCTACCCCCAACTGAGTGTGATTAGCTTAGCTTTTGTACCTTTGGTCTTTGGGATTGCTTGGCTGTTAATGGTGCTGCTGTTGCATTTTAAAATAGCGACCATCAAACCTTTAACCAGCCGACAGTTATGA
- a CDS encoding outer membrane lipoprotein-sorting protein, whose translation MPWFFSILLMLSLASGTIQAQQKTEQNTEPTAATQPTAAALITLALERWRGKSAYSQLTMLIQRPAWQRKLQIEGWTQGMSNSLMRFTYPPKDSGNAILKIDNQIWLFTPKLQRISKLPNSMLSQSWMGSDFSYNDLAKSDQILRDYNPQIIARHTDTFNPELSVYQLELHPKESAPVVWGKEELWIREDGVLLKEIFFDQQMTPLRALQTLEIRNSKIGAYPTIMRMQDFNKTDEWTEVHTDKIWFDVAIPESLFSLGSLRSPRSWQLERSDDLEPLE comes from the coding sequence ATGCCTTGGTTTTTTTCTATCTTGCTTATGCTAAGCCTTGCCTCAGGTACGATACAAGCACAGCAAAAAACGGAACAAAACACTGAACCAACCGCAGCAACTCAACCAACAGCCGCTGCCTTAATTACTCTCGCGCTAGAAAGATGGCGGGGCAAAAGTGCCTATAGTCAATTAACCATGCTAATCCAAAGACCAGCGTGGCAGCGTAAACTGCAAATAGAAGGTTGGACGCAAGGCATGAGCAATTCGCTAATGCGTTTCACCTATCCGCCCAAAGATTCAGGCAACGCCATTCTAAAAATCGACAATCAAATCTGGCTATTCACACCTAAACTCCAACGCATCAGCAAGCTGCCAAATTCGATGCTCAGCCAATCGTGGATGGGGTCAGATTTCTCTTATAACGACCTCGCCAAAAGCGATCAAATTTTACGCGACTATAACCCGCAAATTATCGCCCGCCATACTGACACTTTTAATCCTGAATTAAGCGTTTACCAACTTGAATTGCATCCCAAAGAGAGTGCGCCAGTGGTTTGGGGAAAAGAAGAGTTGTGGATACGTGAAGATGGCGTTTTACTCAAAGAAATCTTTTTTGATCAGCAAATGACGCCCCTGCGCGCACTGCAGACTTTGGAAATCCGCAACAGTAAAATCGGCGCTTATCCGACTATTATGCGGATGCAAGACTTTAACAAAACCGATGAATGGACCGAGGTTCATACCGATAAAATTTGGTTTGATGTTGCTATACCAGAATCGCTGTTTAGCCTAGGAAGTTTACGTTCGCCACGCTCTTGGCAACTTGAAAGAAGCGATGATCTGGAGCCGCTTGAATGA
- a CDS encoding (2Fe-2S)-binding protein: MVILEKDIRNRWHEEWQKNPKRNLCVCYDVPKEEVMRAIENGADTFEKVSAKTYACQGAGCCERLIYRLLEFHQTAQTEDSDEVVLTSERNNRA; encoded by the coding sequence GTGGTTATCTTGGAAAAAGACATTAGAAATCGTTGGCACGAAGAGTGGCAGAAAAATCCAAAACGGAATTTATGCGTTTGTTATGACGTCCCAAAAGAGGAGGTGATGCGAGCGATTGAGAATGGTGCGGATACTTTTGAAAAAGTCAGTGCCAAGACGTATGCTTGTCAGGGGGCAGGTTGTTGCGAGCGTTTGATTTATCGGCTGCTGGAGTTTCATCAAACCGCGCAAACTGAAGATTCAGACGAGGTCGTGTTGACATCAGAACGAAACAATCGTGCTTGA